A genomic stretch from Roseicitreum antarcticum includes:
- a CDS encoding tyrosine-type recombinase/integrase produces the protein MVAAASLGPIGTLRPLTYYTLFGLLAATGMRISEALALRLGDVTDDGLVIASTKFKKSRLVPIHSTTRAAIDRYLSARLSIIGETTALFLSNEGTPPRYDTVSAIFRKISRKIGLRGAPGQPGPRIHDMRHSFAVRSLEQCPCDNDAVSRHILALSTYLGHAHVHDTYWYLQAIPSLMAQIADIAETFDRTGAA, from the coding sequence ATGGTCGCGGCGGCTTCGCTTGGTCCGATCGGTACGCTTCGACCGCTTACTTATTACACATTGTTTGGGTTGCTCGCCGCGACCGGAATGCGGATATCCGAAGCGCTGGCTTTACGACTTGGCGATGTCACCGACGACGGACTGGTCATCGCCAGCACCAAGTTCAAGAAGAGCAGGCTTGTTCCGATTCACAGCACGACCCGTGCGGCAATCGATCGCTATCTCTCCGCTCGTTTGTCGATCATCGGGGAGACTACCGCGCTGTTCTTATCCAACGAAGGTACTCCGCCGCGCTACGACACGGTCAGTGCGATCTTCCGGAAAATTTCGCGCAAGATCGGATTGAGGGGTGCTCCGGGACAGCCGGGACCGCGTATCCACGACATGAGGCACAGCTTCGCCGTGAGATCGCTGGAACAATGCCCATGCGACAACGACGCCGTATCCCGCCACATCCTCGCTCTCAGCACGTATCTCGGCCATGCGCATGTTCACGACACTTACTGGTATCTTCAGGCCATACCAAGCTTGATGGCGCAGATCGCAGATATTGCCGAGACCTTCGACCGGACAGGTGCAGCATGA
- a CDS encoding tyrosine-type recombinase/integrase produces MQHDRARTRSFPVSSRTPASRSARQPHTCDAYAYSFQLLVTFAARQLQKAPSQLEVEDIGVPMILSFLEHIERDRGNSARSRNARLAAIKSFFRFLEYRVPACLDQSLRVRAIPIKKTDQTLVASLTRAEIQALIDAPDPKTIYGARDRAMLHLAFSAGLRFPSWSDCSSINSNSEVRPLSRHRQGAARARAATVEGGVIALKAWLAVRQQRQDGALFLNAAGFAMTRSGFEYILAKHVITAAQSFPSIAAKRVTPHVLRHSCAQHMLRATRDIRKVALWLGHANLQSTEVYLRADPNDKLEALAAASSPTLQPGTFSPPDKLIAMLKEARRSNYAE; encoded by the coding sequence GTGCAGCATGACCGCGCTCGCACCCGCTCTTTCCCGGTTTCTTCGAGAACACCTGCCTCGCGATCAGCGCGCCAGCCGCACACCTGTGACGCTTACGCCTATAGCTTTCAATTGCTCGTCACCTTTGCTGCGCGGCAGCTCCAAAAGGCCCCATCGCAATTGGAAGTAGAAGATATCGGGGTGCCAATGATCCTATCCTTCCTCGAGCATATCGAACGGGATCGCGGCAACTCGGCTCGATCCCGTAATGCTCGATTAGCGGCCATCAAATCGTTCTTCCGATTCTTGGAGTATCGTGTGCCGGCTTGCCTTGATCAGTCGCTTCGCGTCCGGGCCATCCCAATAAAGAAGACCGACCAGACGCTAGTCGCTTCGCTGACAAGGGCTGAGATTCAGGCGCTCATCGACGCGCCCGATCCCAAGACCATTTACGGTGCCCGAGACCGCGCAATGCTCCACCTCGCCTTCTCGGCGGGCCTGCGGTTTCCGAGTTGGTCGGACTGCAGCTCGATCAACTCGAACTCCGAAGTCCGGCCACTATCACGTCATCGGCAAGGGGCGGCGAGAGCGCGTGCTGCCACTGTGGAAGGAGGCGTCATTGCGCTCAAAGCCTGGCTTGCCGTCCGCCAACAGCGACAAGATGGAGCGCTATTTCTCAACGCTGCGGGCTTCGCGATGACCAGATCCGGGTTCGAATATATCCTGGCCAAACACGTGATCACCGCCGCCCAATCTTTTCCATCAATTGCGGCAAAGCGCGTGACACCTCATGTGTTGAGGCACAGCTGTGCCCAACACATGCTGCGCGCCACGCGCGATATTCGAAAGGTGGCGCTGTGGCTAGGCCACGCCAATCTCCAAAGCACCGAGGTCTACTTGCGCGCTGATCCGAACGACAAGCTCGAAGCCTTGGCGGCCGCAAGCTCCCCGACCCTGCAGCCGGGTACGTTCTCGCCGCCGGACAAGCTCATTGCCATGTTGAAGGAGGCACGCCGCTCAAATTATGCTGAGTGA
- a CDS encoding tyrosine-type recombinase/integrase, whose product MAILNEAQHCSVVYTKTMMTALRGYLRFLAASDRCRPGLEHAVPRIPQWRLSSLPRYLSPDQVERVVASCDLQTRRGIRDRAILLLLARLGLRAGDISEMRLQHIDWRSGTLRVKGKGRSETLLPLPQDAGDAVLGYLNDARPAVDDDRMFLTVTAPFRPFHGSPSISQIVSHALTRSGIEDPPSRGANLLRHSAATHLLRSGATLQSIGAVLRHKSVETTVLYAKVDVIMLERIAQPWPGEVSC is encoded by the coding sequence ATGGCTATTCTCAACGAAGCCCAACACTGCTCCGTAGTTTACACCAAGACAATGATGACCGCACTGCGCGGATATTTGCGCTTTCTGGCAGCGTCCGATCGCTGTCGCCCTGGTCTTGAACACGCCGTGCCACGCATTCCGCAATGGCGACTATCATCATTGCCGCGCTATCTGTCACCCGATCAGGTCGAACGTGTCGTGGCGTCCTGCGATCTTCAAACCAGGCGGGGTATTCGAGATCGCGCGATTCTACTCCTCCTTGCCCGTCTCGGATTGCGGGCGGGCGACATTTCGGAGATGCGACTTCAGCACATTGATTGGCGTTCGGGAACCCTGCGTGTCAAGGGCAAGGGACGATCCGAGACTCTTTTGCCTCTACCGCAGGATGCGGGCGATGCCGTGCTCGGCTATCTGAATGACGCTCGGCCAGCTGTTGACGACGACCGCATGTTCCTGACAGTAACCGCGCCATTTCGGCCGTTTCATGGTTCTCCGTCTATTTCTCAGATCGTTTCTCATGCTTTGACGCGCTCTGGCATTGAGGATCCGCCATCACGCGGAGCGAACTTGCTACGCCATTCGGCAGCTACACACCTGCTCCGAAGCGGTGCCACTTTGCAGTCGATTGGCGCGGTTTTGCGACACAAGTCCGTGGAGACCACGGTCCTATACGCCAAAGTCGATGTCATCATGCTGGAGCGGATCGCACAACCGTGGCCGGGAGAAGTGTCATGCTGA